A genomic segment from Limosilactobacillus sp. encodes:
- the trxA gene encoding thioredoxin, giving the protein MAIEATAENFAELTAGPLTVVDFWAPWCGPCKMMNPIMDRLEAQYQGKIKFVKMNVDGNQEIAQRYKVMSIPSLVLFRDGQAKEKVTGVYPEAKLAHYFDRKLTENE; this is encoded by the coding sequence ATGGCAATTGAAGCAACCGCAGAAAACTTCGCCGAACTGACGGCGGGGCCACTGACGGTCGTCGACTTCTGGGCACCCTGGTGTGGGCCCTGCAAGATGATGAACCCGATCATGGACCGGCTCGAAGCTCAGTACCAAGGAAAGATCAAGTTTGTGAAAATGAATGTTGACGGCAACCAGGAAATTGCCCAGCGCTACAAGGTGATGAGCATTCCGAGCTTAGTCCTGTTCCGCGATGGGCAGGCTAAGGAAAAGGTCACCGGGGTCTACCCGGAGGCCAAATTAGCCCACTATTTTGACCGCAAACTGACCGAAAATGAATAA
- a CDS encoding cation diffusion facilitator family transporter: MSKFKKHVTREMKQWESNQAAELAKIRAAQRHLIYNVVAYCSISVIEYWLAAISRSQTLRADAFNNLSGIISTVLLMMGLHIAQDIHDDDIAGVKLPGPKYQQHLGGDQRIQFVRWRYETVFSLVTAVVMIAIALSVIISGIRALLNPASRVVPDPVALIGAGIASVIMLVVWYMNRQTGRKLQNAALLASAQDSLSDAFTSIGTMVAIGGALLFQLSWLDGVTSIIVGFFILYSGLKIFFETSLNLADYFDPAAEKQYAEAIGKVKHVRRVVELKAHYNGNVVSLDATLIVNGKMTVLESYQLSEEIERMMRKKFGIIDVDISFMPDPHSFSDKDVKGHF, encoded by the coding sequence TTGAGTAAGTTCAAGAAACACGTTACCCGGGAGATGAAGCAGTGGGAGTCCAACCAGGCCGCTGAATTGGCCAAGATTCGGGCCGCCCAGCGCCACCTGATTTATAACGTGGTGGCCTACTGTAGCATTTCGGTGATTGAATACTGGCTGGCGGCCATCAGCCGGTCGCAAACCCTGCGTGCCGACGCCTTCAACAACCTGTCGGGGATCATCTCGACGGTGCTCTTGATGATGGGGCTCCACATTGCCCAGGACATCCATGATGATGACATCGCGGGGGTCAAGCTGCCGGGACCCAAGTACCAGCAGCACCTCGGCGGCGACCAGCGGATCCAGTTTGTTCGCTGGCGCTACGAGACCGTCTTTTCACTGGTAACGGCGGTGGTCATGATTGCCATCGCCCTGAGCGTCATCATTAGCGGGATCCGGGCCCTGCTCAATCCGGCCAGTCGGGTGGTTCCCGATCCGGTGGCCCTGATCGGTGCCGGAATCGCCTCGGTGATCATGCTCGTGGTCTGGTACATGAACAGGCAGACCGGTCGCAAGCTGCAAAATGCGGCCCTGCTGGCATCAGCCCAGGACAGCCTCAGTGACGCTTTCACCAGCATTGGCACGATGGTGGCCATCGGCGGGGCCCTGCTCTTTCAGCTTTCCTGGCTCGATGGGGTCACCAGTATCATCGTTGGTTTCTTCATCCTCTATTCCGGACTGAAGATTTTCTTTGAAACCAGCCTGAACCTGGCCGACTACTTTGATCCGGCGGCCGAAAAACAGTACGCCGAAGCAATTGGCAAGGTCAAGCACGTCCGGCGGGTGGTCGAACTCAAGGCCCACTACAACGGGAACGTGGTTTCGCTGGATGCCACCCTGATTGTCAACGGAAAGATGACGGTCCTGGAGAGCTACCAGCTGTCGGAAGAGATTGAACGGATGATGCGCAAGAAGTTCGGCATCATCGACGTTGATATTTCCTTCATGCCGGATCCGCACTCGTTCTCGGATAAGGATGTGAAGGGGCATTTCTAA
- a CDS encoding C69 family dipeptidase — protein MKKKMSSCTAMLVGKNATIDGSTIIARDEDAEDGVNPKTFKVFPAKDYTGEHYVSKYNGLTVDLEGQGCRFTATPNGVPDIGRWDEQGINEHNVAMSSTETEMTNPRVLGHDPLVKNGVNEDSMLYLVLPFIKSAREGVARLGHLIEKYGTGETNGIAFSDHDEVWYLETAGGHQWVAQRIPDDAYAIAPNIMCIEEIDFDDPDNYMFASGIRDFVEKYHLNPNPGTFNFRNIFGTQDEADAYYNTPRSWYGQKLFTPSLEQEPTSQKIPFIQHAEKKIAVEDVEQFLTSHYNGTPYDPMGTFASGTPEEQRKFRSIALDRNQSSCILQIRNDVPAEYAAIQWIDFGFYCYSPYVPFFTNIDDTPANYQLATDDAEPAKSAYWMHKLLEVVVEPRYHEFINEVNDYRDQCQSYGVGRVDAITAGAAGKSGQELIDYLTAENKQSAAHVTEATHKLLSSLIHQTLLNSKFQFERGDNL, from the coding sequence ATGAAGAAAAAGATGAGCAGCTGTACGGCCATGCTGGTCGGCAAGAACGCCACCATCGATGGTTCCACCATTATTGCCCGGGACGAGGATGCCGAGGACGGGGTCAATCCAAAGACATTCAAGGTTTTCCCGGCCAAGGACTATACCGGTGAACACTATGTTTCCAAGTACAACGGCTTGACCGTCGACCTCGAAGGCCAGGGCTGCCGGTTCACGGCGACGCCAAACGGGGTTCCCGACATTGGCCGCTGGGACGAGCAGGGGATCAACGAACACAACGTGGCGATGTCTTCGACCGAAACCGAGATGACTAATCCACGGGTGCTCGGCCACGATCCACTGGTTAAAAACGGGGTCAACGAGGATTCGATGCTCTACCTGGTTCTGCCATTTATCAAGTCTGCCCGCGAAGGGGTTGCCCGCCTGGGACACCTGATTGAAAAGTACGGGACCGGCGAAACCAACGGGATTGCCTTCAGCGATCACGACGAGGTTTGGTACCTCGAAACCGCCGGTGGTCACCAGTGGGTTGCCCAGCGGATTCCTGACGATGCCTACGCGATTGCGCCAAACATCATGTGCATCGAGGAAATCGACTTTGACGATCCCGACAACTACATGTTTGCCAGCGGCATCCGGGACTTTGTTGAAAAGTACCATCTCAACCCGAACCCGGGGACCTTTAATTTCCGGAACATCTTCGGCACTCAGGACGAGGCCGATGCCTACTACAACACGCCGCGGTCCTGGTACGGCCAGAAGCTCTTCACGCCGTCATTAGAGCAGGAACCAACCAGCCAGAAGATTCCGTTCATTCAACATGCCGAAAAGAAGATTGCCGTCGAGGACGTCGAACAATTCCTGACCTCCCACTACAACGGCACGCCGTACGATCCGATGGGCACCTTTGCCTCCGGGACGCCGGAAGAGCAGCGCAAGTTCCGCTCCATCGCCCTGGACCGGAACCAGAGCTCCTGCATCCTGCAGATCCGCAACGATGTACCGGCAGAATATGCTGCTATTCAGTGGATCGACTTCGGCTTCTACTGCTACAGCCCGTACGTGCCATTCTTTACCAACATCGACGACACGCCGGCCAACTACCAGCTGGCAACCGACGATGCCGAACCAGCCAAGAGTGCCTACTGGATGCACAAGCTGCTGGAAGTGGTCGTTGAACCGCGCTACCACGAATTCATCAACGAGGTCAACGACTACCGTGACCAGTGCCAAAGCTACGGTGTCGGCCGGGTCGACGCCATCACGGCCGGTGCTGCCGGCAAGTCCGGCCAGGAGCTGATCGACTACCTGACCGCCGAAAACAAGCAGTCGGCCGCTCACGTTACCGAAGCGACCCACAAGCTCTTGAGTAGCCTGATTCACCAGACCTTGCTGAATTCTAAGTTCCAGTTCGAACGTGGGGACAACCTGTAA
- a CDS encoding RluA family pseudouridine synthase, whose amino-acid sequence MAADIRWQLTERLRPEQPVISLRQLLHDQWLLPDRLIHFLRRRQHVLVNGRYETMNRPIYPGDQVQLLFCGDEFRTPGANHYVPTPAPQLAVLFENRDLLVVNKPRGQKSHPNQAGEEGTVMNDVAGYLRGTGDGAYMVHRLDLETSGAMIVAKNPVVVPVLNRLIAAGEIHREYLAVVEGRLTGQGKWNWPIGRNPRDPRWRSVDGLHAQPALTYYTSLAAGPERSLVRLRLATGRTHQLRVHLAHSGHPIVGDPIYNPNSPEKMLLHGATQRLVVPFSLKKIQITAPLPPYFAQYLVKYGLN is encoded by the coding sequence GTGGCAGCAGACATTCGCTGGCAACTAACCGAACGGCTGCGCCCGGAACAGCCGGTCATTTCACTGCGCCAGCTCCTGCACGATCAGTGGCTGCTGCCGGACCGACTAATTCATTTCCTGCGCCGCCGCCAGCACGTCCTGGTCAACGGGCGCTACGAGACGATGAACCGGCCCATTTATCCCGGCGATCAAGTTCAGCTCCTCTTTTGCGGGGATGAATTCCGGACGCCGGGGGCCAACCACTATGTCCCGACCCCGGCCCCGCAGCTGGCGGTTCTCTTTGAAAATCGGGACCTCCTGGTGGTCAACAAGCCGCGGGGGCAGAAGAGCCACCCTAACCAGGCGGGGGAAGAGGGCACGGTGATGAATGACGTTGCCGGCTACCTGCGGGGAACCGGGGACGGCGCCTACATGGTCCACCGGCTCGATCTGGAGACCAGCGGGGCAATGATCGTCGCCAAGAACCCGGTGGTGGTGCCGGTACTCAATCGCCTGATCGCCGCGGGAGAAATCCACCGGGAATACCTGGCGGTGGTCGAAGGGCGGCTCACCGGCCAGGGAAAATGGAACTGGCCGATCGGCCGCAACCCGCGGGACCCCCGTTGGCGCAGCGTCGACGGCCTGCATGCCCAACCGGCGCTGACCTACTATACTAGCCTCGCCGCCGGCCCCGAACGCTCCCTGGTTCGCCTGCGCCTGGCGACGGGGCGGACCCACCAGCTCCGGGTTCACCTGGCGCACAGCGGACACCCGATCGTCGGTGACCCGATCTACAACCCGAATTCACCGGAAAAGATGCTTTTGCACGGTGCCACCCAGCGTTTAGTCGTTCCATTCTCCCTTAAGAAAATCCAAATTACGGCCCCCCTGCCCCCATATTTTGCCCAATATCTGGTAAAATATGGGTTGAATTAG
- a CDS encoding magnesium transporter CorA family protein, whose product MLSAEAINDRSKWISVFEPLPHERADLIKKYEVTKELLDYAIDPYEKARVEIDPDAGVTLLIFDVYVPTHAVTAPQTAPIGIMLTANNIITFTNAKTNFVNGVIANQLRILKRRGPITDKLNLVFPILYRLSTSYFGPLRRVDQQRQQIQRNIQRRTGRKAIGEFMEIETGLVYILTSLKGNVSLLEEFKRRFADQMSTRQNNDLDDVIVEAQQGLEMAQMTSDVSERVSNAYSKVIDSDLNQTMKYLTIYSIVLSIPTIVSGFYGENVKLPLANGQYSWVITLIITLILMIITMIFMITRKWWK is encoded by the coding sequence ATGTTAAGTGCCGAAGCAATCAACGACCGGAGTAAGTGGATCAGTGTTTTTGAGCCCCTGCCCCACGAACGGGCGGACCTGATCAAAAAGTACGAGGTCACGAAGGAACTCCTCGACTACGCCATCGACCCCTACGAAAAAGCCCGGGTCGAAATCGATCCCGATGCCGGCGTGACCCTGCTGATCTTCGACGTCTACGTGCCCACCCACGCGGTGACGGCTCCGCAGACCGCCCCGATCGGCATCATGCTGACGGCCAACAACATCATCACCTTCACCAACGCCAAGACCAACTTCGTCAACGGGGTGATCGCCAACCAGCTCCGGATCCTCAAGCGTCGCGGACCGATCACTGATAAGCTCAACCTGGTCTTCCCGATTCTCTACCGGCTCTCCACGAGCTACTTCGGCCCCCTGCGCCGCGTCGACCAGCAGCGGCAACAGATTCAGCGCAATATCCAGCGCCGCACCGGCCGCAAGGCGATTGGTGAGTTCATGGAAATTGAAACCGGCCTGGTCTACATTCTGACCTCGCTGAAGGGCAATGTCTCCCTGCTTGAGGAGTTCAAGCGCCGGTTTGCCGACCAGATGTCGACCCGTCAGAACAACGACCTTGACGACGTAATTGTCGAAGCACAGCAGGGACTGGAGATGGCCCAGATGACCTCCGACGTATCCGAGCGGGTCTCCAATGCCTATAGCAAGGTGATCGACAGCGACCTGAACCAGACGATGAAGTACCTGACCATCTATTCGATCGTCCTCTCCATCCCGACGATCGTCTCCGGTTTCTACGGTGAAAACGTCAAGCTGCCGCTGGCGAACGGCCAGTATTCCTGGGTGATCACCCTGATCATCACCCTAATTTTGATGATCATTACCATGATCTTCATGATTACGCGAAAATGGTGGAAATAG
- a CDS encoding TerC family protein, which translates to MSLLEKLYGPFFDPHNWSTVITSGQDWLIIFSLVMIECLLSVDNAVVLAAQTRVLPTLKEQEESLFYGIWGSYLFRFLIIGVGTYLINFWEIKVIGAAYLIYLVYRFFKNKYFGHKRVRQVRSTAAHLTGRKRFWSVVAQIEFMDIIFSVDSVLASLAISSNPVIVLIGGMIGIACMRGVAEIIMRLMRKIPELEPMAYCLIAIIAVKLFLTIPAIDIEIPSSIFGIFMLIVFALTIVIYFVRRSNNKKKE; encoded by the coding sequence TTGTCACTTTTAGAAAAGTTATATGGACCCTTCTTCGATCCACATAACTGGTCAACTGTCATCACTTCGGGCCAGGACTGGCTAATCATCTTTTCCCTGGTGATGATCGAATGTTTGCTGTCAGTCGACAATGCCGTCGTGCTGGCGGCCCAAACGCGGGTGCTGCCAACGCTCAAGGAACAAGAGGAATCCCTGTTCTACGGGATCTGGGGCTCCTACCTGTTCCGTTTCCTGATCATTGGGGTCGGGACCTACTTGATCAACTTTTGGGAGATCAAGGTGATTGGCGCCGCCTACCTTATCTATCTGGTATACCGCTTTTTCAAAAATAAATATTTCGGGCACAAACGGGTTCGTCAGGTCCGCAGCACGGCCGCCCACCTGACCGGGCGCAAGCGTTTCTGGTCGGTGGTGGCCCAGATTGAGTTCATGGACATCATCTTCTCCGTCGACTCGGTTCTGGCCTCGCTGGCAATCTCGTCCAATCCGGTCATCGTCCTGATCGGTGGGATGATCGGGATCGCTTGCATGCGGGGCGTGGCCGAGATTATCATGCGCTTGATGCGGAAGATTCCGGAACTGGAGCCGATGGCCTACTGCCTGATCGCCATCATTGCCGTCAAGCTTTTCTTGACGATTCCGGCAATTGACATCGAGATTCCGTCCAGCATCTTTGGGATCTTCATGCTGATAGTCTTCGCGCTGACGATTGTGATCTACTTTGTGCGCCGCTCGAATAATAAAAAGAAGGAATAA
- a CDS encoding choloylglycine hydrolase family protein, whose product MCTSIYQVTLDHTHLLARTMDWPVLAVSPLFIPRHFRWATAFDHRVYENKYALVGGGSLDARRVDVSDGVNEWGLMAQKLTFDNGAHYQDERNSTKVQLAAYEFIFWVLGNFRSVQDLIDHLDEVELMSEKNSDTKYGNPELHFALADRTGRIVVIEPSQTPLRVIENPLGVVTNSPDFDRQLAQMERYVDFTPAFAAGTVPLNTPRVTTGRLSGKTNPPGYYSPSARFVRAAYLKERADVPADEATGLISEWHLLDSVTVPQNSRHQPTYSVYRAVTVAESRSYYFQSYHRGDITKLQLTDDMLNWTKPKVYHVPDRLSVREVK is encoded by the coding sequence ATGTGTACCAGTATTTATCAGGTGACCTTGGACCATACCCACCTGTTGGCCCGGACGATGGACTGGCCGGTCCTGGCGGTTTCGCCCCTATTTATTCCCCGGCACTTTCGCTGGGCGACGGCCTTCGATCACCGGGTCTATGAAAATAAGTATGCCTTGGTCGGTGGCGGCAGTCTGGATGCTCGCCGCGTCGACGTGTCCGACGGGGTCAACGAGTGGGGGCTGATGGCCCAGAAGCTGACCTTTGATAACGGTGCCCACTACCAGGACGAACGCAATAGCACCAAGGTCCAGCTGGCGGCCTACGAGTTTATCTTCTGGGTGCTGGGCAACTTCCGCTCGGTCCAGGACTTAATTGACCACCTGGATGAGGTCGAATTAATGAGTGAGAAAAACAGCGATACCAAGTACGGCAACCCGGAGCTGCACTTTGCCCTGGCCGACCGGACTGGCCGGATCGTGGTGATTGAACCCAGCCAGACGCCGCTGCGGGTGATCGAGAACCCGCTTGGCGTGGTCACCAACAGCCCTGACTTTGATCGCCAGTTAGCCCAGATGGAACGCTACGTGGACTTCACGCCAGCGTTTGCGGCAGGAACGGTCCCACTCAACACACCCCGGGTCACGACGGGGCGTCTTTCTGGCAAGACCAACCCACCCGGCTACTACTCGCCGAGTGCCCGCTTTGTCCGGGCGGCCTACCTGAAAGAACGGGCGGACGTGCCCGCCGACGAGGCCACCGGGTTGATCAGCGAGTGGCACCTGCTGGACAGCGTGACCGTCCCGCAGAACAGCCGCCATCAGCCGACCTATTCCGTTTACCGGGCCGTGACGGTGGCCGAGAGCCGGAGCTACTATTTCCAGTCCTACCACCGTGGCGACATTACCAAGCTTCAGTTGACCGACGACATGCTGAATTGGACCAAGCCCAAGGTCTACCACGTGCCGGACCGGCTGAGCGTCCGGGAGGTGAAGTAG